Proteins from one Nicotiana tabacum cultivar K326 chromosome 23, ASM71507v2, whole genome shotgun sequence genomic window:
- the LOC107791068 gene encoding transcription factor MYBS3: MTRRCSHCSTNGHNSRTCPNRGVKLFGVRLTDGLIRKSASMGNLTHFASSSGPLNGAVHDSPGDTPDHPAVGGSADGYASEDFVAGSSSSRERKKGVPWTEEEHRMFLLGLQKLGKGDWRGIARNYVISRTPTQVASHAQKYFIRQSNMSRRKRRSSLFDIVADESGDTPMVSRDFLADDPLQAEIQSNNPLPPTPSVDEECESMGSAASANSNDGELSLPKPESSQYPRPLVYPAYVAPFFPMPYPCWPGYTAELAKAETHEVLKPTAVHSKSPINVDELVGMSKLSLGESIGDAKPSSLSLKLVEGSSRQSAFHANPSSGSSGMNSSHSPIHAV, from the exons ATGACCCGTCGGTGTTCACATTGCAGTACTAATGGACATAACTCAAGGACTTGTCCAAATAGAGGTGTGAAGTTATTTGGGGTCCGATTGACTGATGGGTTGATCCGAAAAAGTGCTAGTATGGGTAACTTGACCCATTTTGCTAGTAGCAGTGGTCCATTAAACGGTGCCGTTCATGACTCACCTGGTGATACACCTGATCACCCTGCTGTTGGTGGTTCTGCTGATGGTTATGCTTCTGAAGACTTTGTTGCTGGTTCTTCCTCTAGCCGTGAAAGGAAAaaag GGGTTCCCTGGACTGAGGAGGAGCATAGGATGTTTCTACTTGGTTTGCAAAAACTCGGTAAAGGTGATTGGCGTGGAATTGCTCGTAACTATGTAATTTCTAGAACGCCAACGCAGGTAGCAAGCCACGCCCAGAAATATTTCATTAGGCAAAGTAATATGTCAAGGAGAAAAAGACGCTCTAGCCTGTTTGATATTGTTGCTGATGAG TCGGGGGACACTCCAATGGTATCAAGGGATTTCCTCGCAGATGATCCTCTACAAGCCGAGATACAAAGCAACAATCCATTGCCTCCTACTCCTTCTGTGGATGAAGAATGTGAATCAATGGGTTCAGCAGCTTCTGCCAACTCCAACGATGGGGAACTTTCTCTTCCTAAACCAGAAAGTTCACAATATCCTCGTCCACTAGTATATCCTGCTTATGTCGCCCCATTTTTCCCGATGCCTTATCCATGTTGGCCAGGTTATACTGCAGAGCTGGCAAAAGCAGAGACCCATGAAGTTCTTAAGCCAACAGCTGTTCATTCAAAGAGTCCAATTAATGTTGATGAGCTGGTTGGTATGTCAAAGCTAAGTTTAGGTGAATCCATTGGTGATGCCAAGCCATCTTCTCTCTCACTGAAACTGGTCGAGGGCTCCTCCAGGCAGTCGGCTTTCCATGCTAATCCTTCATCTGGTAGCTCAGGCATGAACTCTAGCCACAGTCCAATCCATGCAGTTTAG